In the Calditrichota bacterium genome, one interval contains:
- a CDS encoding glycoside hydrolase family 43 protein yields MTIGSRLELFVDDFLIDHLSGRAELCLHHPTPREIVLVHDAPWEGTGSGYHSIFKDGDIYRMYYKAWQIFATDKRNTHPLFCCYAESDDGIHWRKPKLGLYEFQGSKANNIVMTSHKIGNVTVNAGHPAVFKDTNPNASPDARYKAFFRASTTSGPGLLPFKSPDGIHWTPMCDTLVITDGAFDSQNLAFWDSVHGEYRAYWRYFSKESPDARYEGVRAIRTATSKDFLHWSKPINLRYVDSPQEHLYTNQIKPYYRAPYLLIGFPTRYINRGWSASMRALPELKQREWRAEKSERYGTALTEALFMVSRDGVLFKRWNEAFLRPGIERPGTWNYGQQYIAWQLVETKSAMEGAPNELSLYATESYWTDPGSALRRYTLRIDGFVSVHAPMSGGELLTRPLIFTGSKLVLNFSSSAAGDIRVEIQDESGNPLPGFALADCPPIFGDAIARPVTWENGRDLSSLQGRPVRLRFILRDADLYSLRFQ; encoded by the coding sequence GTGACTATCGGTTCGCGCCTGGAACTGTTCGTCGACGATTTTCTGATTGACCATTTGAGCGGCAGGGCCGAATTGTGTTTACACCACCCGACGCCGCGAGAAATCGTTCTGGTGCACGATGCGCCCTGGGAGGGTACCGGCAGTGGGTATCACAGCATTTTCAAGGACGGCGACATCTATCGCATGTATTACAAGGCGTGGCAGATTTTTGCCACGGACAAGCGCAACACACACCCCTTGTTTTGCTGCTATGCCGAAAGTGATGACGGTATCCATTGGCGAAAACCAAAGTTGGGGTTGTATGAATTTCAGGGATCGAAGGCCAATAATATCGTTATGACCAGTCACAAAATTGGGAATGTGACCGTCAATGCAGGACATCCGGCCGTGTTCAAAGACACCAATCCCAATGCTTCTCCGGATGCGCGCTATAAAGCATTTTTCCGTGCAAGCACAACAAGCGGTCCGGGTCTCCTTCCCTTTAAGTCACCCGACGGCATCCACTGGACGCCGATGTGCGATACGCTGGTGATTACTGATGGTGCTTTCGATTCCCAAAATCTGGCGTTTTGGGACTCTGTGCACGGCGAGTATCGCGCCTACTGGCGGTACTTTAGCAAGGAATCGCCCGATGCCCGTTACGAAGGTGTCCGCGCCATCCGCACAGCCACATCAAAGGACTTTTTACACTGGAGCAAGCCGATCAATTTGCGGTACGTCGATTCGCCGCAGGAACACCTGTACACGAATCAAATTAAGCCCTACTACCGTGCGCCGTATTTGCTCATCGGTTTTCCAACGCGCTACATCAACCGGGGTTGGTCCGCATCCATGCGCGCTCTGCCTGAACTGAAGCAGCGAGAATGGAGGGCTGAAAAAAGCGAGCGCTACGGCACGGCACTGACCGAGGCGCTGTTTATGGTTAGCCGGGATGGTGTGCTGTTCAAGCGCTGGAATGAGGCCTTTTTGCGTCCGGGTATCGAGCGTCCCGGAACCTGGAACTACGGGCAGCAGTATATCGCCTGGCAGTTGGTAGAGACAAAATCTGCCATGGAGGGTGCTCCAAACGAGCTTTCCCTCTATGCCACGGAAAGCTACTGGACCGATCCCGGCAGCGCCTTGCGCCGCTACACGCTGCGAATCGATGGATTTGTCTCCGTCCACGCGCCCATGAGCGGCGGCGAACTGCTTACCCGTCCCCTGATCTTTACCGGCAGCAAACTCGTTCTCAATTTTTCTTCTTCTGCTGCCGGAGATATTCGCGTGGAAATTCAGGATGAATCGGGCAATCCGCTGCCAGGCTTTGCCCTTGCGGACTGCCCGCCCATTTTCGGTGATGCCATCGCACGCCCGGTGACGTGGGAAAACGGCCGCGATCTGTCGTCCTTGCAAGGCCGGCCTGTCCGGCTGCGCTTTATTCTCAGGGACGCCGATCTTTATTCGTTGCGCTTTCAATGA
- a CDS encoding DeoR/GlpR transcriptional regulator yields MTIRRDLQILEKQGLVKRVHGGAIRYQSLFTGLALSEKEKIRTEEKERIAQYAVGFVKRGDVIIVDSGSTTLRFVRHLKNKSGITVITNALNVASELSKSNNKIILTGGEMERDSLTLLGPLADKTIQSIAADKLFMGIDSIDFENGLTTPSVSEARTIYEMIKASRERILLADSSKFGRRSLAVVNDITVLDKIITDRELGKSDIQKLEQAGIEVFVV; encoded by the coding sequence GTGACCATCAGGCGGGATCTGCAAATATTGGAAAAACAGGGTCTTGTTAAGCGGGTTCACGGCGGTGCCATCCGTTATCAGTCCTTGTTTACCGGTCTGGCCCTCTCGGAAAAAGAAAAGATACGAACCGAAGAAAAAGAACGCATTGCACAATATGCCGTGGGATTTGTAAAACGGGGCGATGTCATCATTGTGGATTCTGGTTCAACAACGCTGCGATTTGTTCGGCATCTGAAAAACAAAAGTGGAATTACGGTCATTACCAATGCACTGAATGTCGCCTCTGAGTTGTCCAAAAGCAACAACAAAATCATCTTGACGGGTGGGGAAATGGAACGGGACTCCCTCACATTGCTGGGTCCGTTGGCCGACAAAACGATTCAAAGCATTGCCGCTGACAAGCTATTTATGGGCATCGACAGCATTGATTTTGAAAATGGTCTGACGACACCAAGCGTTTCCGAAGCCAGAACAATTTATGAGATGATAAAGGCGTCACGGGAAAGAATTTTGCTGGCCGATTCCTCAAAATTTGGACGAAGGAGTCTCGCCGTTGTCAATGACATAACAGTCCTGGACAAAATTATTACGGACAGGGAACTTGGTAAGAGCGATATACAGAAACTGGAACAAGCGGGTATTGAGGTGTTTGTGGTGTGA